Proteins from a single region of bacterium:
- the rny gene encoding ribonuclease Y, whose protein sequence is MQIPLWELGLIVAIVAAVFALLGYILARRVGQSKIARADEIARQIVREAEKEAEIKKKEAILEAKDELYKQKVEVERELQVKRTELQKTEKKLQEREDSINRKVDVLQTKDRDVQNREKALVTKERALRVREGELEHLIADQNKQLERIAGMTTDEAKQLLMDNLEQQVRREAATRAKEIIEEAERNADKEAREIITRAIYRCAGEHTVETTVSVVNLPSDEMKGRIIGREGRNIRSFETATGVDVIVDDTPEAVILSSFDPVRREVARLSLEKLIGDGRIHPARIEEIVEKTQKEIEVKIREAGEQACFDVGIHDLHRDVVWLLGKLHYRTSYGQNVLAHIVEVSMLCGLIAAELGLDPMLAKRCGLLHDIGKAIDRETEGTHVEIGVAFLKRYNENPIVINAVEAHHGDVPPESPYPIIVMAADAVSGARPGARREPLEGYIKRLEKLEELADGFTGVAKSYAIQAGREVRVIVENENVDDAGAHLLANDIAKKIQQEMQYPGQIKVTVIRETRAVDYAK, encoded by the coding sequence ATGCAGATCCCTCTTTGGGAACTGGGATTGATCGTGGCCATCGTGGCCGCGGTCTTCGCCCTGCTCGGCTACATCCTCGCCCGGCGCGTCGGGCAATCGAAGATCGCCCGCGCCGACGAGATCGCGCGGCAGATCGTGCGCGAAGCCGAGAAGGAAGCGGAGATCAAGAAGAAGGAAGCCATCCTCGAAGCCAAGGATGAGCTCTACAAGCAGAAGGTCGAAGTCGAACGCGAACTGCAGGTCAAACGCACCGAACTGCAGAAAACCGAAAAGAAACTCCAGGAACGCGAAGACTCCATCAACCGCAAGGTCGACGTCCTCCAGACCAAGGATCGCGATGTCCAGAACCGCGAAAAGGCCCTGGTCACCAAGGAGCGCGCCCTGCGGGTCCGCGAAGGCGAACTCGAGCACCTGATCGCCGACCAGAACAAGCAACTGGAGCGCATCGCCGGGATGACCACCGACGAGGCCAAACAGCTCCTCATGGACAACCTCGAGCAACAGGTGCGCCGCGAGGCCGCCACCCGCGCCAAGGAGATCATCGAGGAGGCCGAACGCAACGCCGACAAGGAGGCGCGCGAGATCATCACCCGCGCCATCTACCGCTGCGCCGGCGAGCACACCGTCGAGACCACGGTCTCGGTGGTCAACCTGCCCTCCGATGAGATGAAGGGGCGCATCATCGGGCGCGAGGGACGCAACATCCGCTCGTTTGAGACCGCCACCGGCGTCGACGTCATCGTCGATGACACCCCCGAGGCGGTCATCCTCTCATCCTTCGATCCGGTCCGCCGCGAGGTGGCGCGTCTGTCGCTGGAAAAGCTGATCGGCGACGGCCGCATTCATCCGGCGCGCATCGAAGAGATCGTCGAGAAGACCCAGAAGGAAATCGAGGTCAAAATCCGCGAGGCGGGCGAGCAGGCCTGCTTCGATGTCGGCATCCATGACCTGCACCGCGACGTCGTCTGGCTTCTGGGCAAACTGCATTACCGCACCTCCTACGGCCAGAATGTGCTGGCGCACATCGTCGAGGTCTCGATGCTCTGCGGCCTGATCGCCGCCGAGCTGGGGCTGGATCCGATGCTGGCCAAGCGCTGCGGTCTGTTGCATGACATCGGCAAGGCGATCGACCGCGAGACCGAAGGCACCCACGTCGAGATCGGCGTCGCCTTCCTCAAGCGCTATAACGAGAATCCGATCGTGATCAACGCGGTCGAAGCGCACCACGGCGATGTCCCGCCCGAGTCGCCCTATCCGATCATCGTGATGGCCGCCGATGCGGTCTCCGGGGCCCGTCCCGGCGCTCGCCGCGAGCCGCTGGAAGGCTACATCAAGCGCCTGGAGAAACTGGAGGAACTGGCCGACGGGTTCACCGGCGTGGCGAAGTCGTATGCGATCCAGGCCGGACGTGAAGTGCGCGTGATCGTCGAAAACGAGAACGTCGACGACGCC